Proteins found in one Arachis stenosperma cultivar V10309 chromosome 8, arast.V10309.gnm1.PFL2, whole genome shotgun sequence genomic segment:
- the LOC130945844 gene encoding protein MAIN-LIKE 1-like: MQLGLPIDGEPVSGTLRSWSKFHQRDIYQWCEELLDEVSDGHVGTTKYNIKLKWLKSRLQQMPLDFPEEVVVRYARCYIMYLLGGVLLLDQANNTIHVCYLPFLANYDAISTYSWGSAVLCWLYRAIYLATDYNVEGMSSCHTLLISWIYFRLFFWAPDVTSPYTFPWASKRGKNDYAEQCLQRHRLRLDTLKVDEIRLPLYVMLGFGSLCGCRTGMNVFYPGCLRNFLELRMVISIPRSCH, encoded by the exons ATGCAGTTGGGGTTACCAATCGACGGTGAGCCGGTGAGCGGCACTCTAAGGTCATGGAGTAAGTTCCACCAGAGGGATATTTATCAATGGTGTGAAGAACTCCTCGATGAAGTTTCTGATGGACATGTTGGGACCACGAAGTATAACATAAAATTGAAGTGGCTCAAGAGTAGACTCCAACAGATGCCTCTTGACTTTCCCGAGGAGGTCGTCGTACGGTACGCACGTTGTTACATTATGTACTTATTGGGTGGTGTTTTACTTCTTGACCAAGCGAACAACACGATTCACGTATGTTATCTTCCTTTCCTGGCCAACTATGATGCCATTAGTACATATAGTTGGGGCAGCGCCGTGCTGTGTTGGTTGTATAGAGCCATCTACCTAGCAACTGATTATAACGTCGAGGGAATGTCTAGCTGTCATACATTGCTGATATCTTGGATATACTTCAGGCTTTTTTTCTGGGCACCGGACGTGACGAGCCCATACACGTTTCC GTGGGCGAGTAAGAGAGGAAAGAATGACTACGCCGAGCAATGCTTGCAAAGGCACCGTCTGAGGTTGGACACTCTGAAGGTGGATGAG ATTCGTTTACCTTTGTATGTGATGCTTGGTTTTGGTAGTTTGTGTGGATGTCGTACAGGGATGAACGTATTCTATCCAGGGTGCCTGCGGAATTTCTTGGAGCTCCGCATGGTGATTTCTATACCGCGGTCGTGCCACTGA